The Patescibacteria group bacterium genome window below encodes:
- a CDS encoding NUDIX hydrolase, whose translation MKSHGIAAIIKKDNRFLLLKESRDLMFGLWKPPSGRAEESDLDEEATVIREVSEEAGLKVKPIKKLWTTKADTKVKTVSFWLAEIIGGDLKIDESEASEFKWVTPDEALELKLYPGTKKFFEKVKQGEIKI comes from the coding sequence ATGAAAAGCCACGGTATTGCGGCAATTATAAAAAAAGACAATAGATTTTTACTGCTTAAAGAAAGCCGTGATTTAATGTTTGGCCTCTGGAAACCGCCGAGCGGCAGAGCGGAGGAGTCTGATTTAGATGAAGAGGCGACTGTAATAAGAGAAGTCAGCGAAGAAGCCGGTTTGAAAGTTAAGCCAATTAAAAAACTTTGGACAACAAAAGCAGATACAAAAGTTAAAACAGTTTCGTTCTGGCTGGCTGAAATAATTGGCGGCGATTTAAAAATTGATGAAAGCGAAGCGTCTGAGTTTAAATGGGTGACGCCGGACGAGGCGCTTGAATTAAAATTATATCCCGGCACTAAAAAGTTTTTTGAAAAAGTAAAACAAGGAGAAATAAAAATATAA
- a CDS encoding HD domain-containing protein, translated as MEDIYLKIFELAKPYYQKGRAYNIPHVSWMMGEADKIADIEHLDKKILLPVVILHDVGYSVIKDTNPNIKDKETKKLHMAEGAKISESILREINYSPVLTEKIVRYISVHDAWLFGDDSPFQECEEMAVFNDLDFLWVTSSFNAFEATAKSMQKTPQQFYEFWIKDEKLTRRPFYCEYTKKLWETSINKIKQLLESRSV; from the coding sequence ATGGAAGACATTTATCTTAAAATTTTTGAATTGGCTAAGCCTTATTATCAGAAAGGCCGCGCTTATAATATTCCGCACGTCTCATGGATGATGGGCGAAGCTGATAAAATTGCCGACATTGAACATTTGGATAAAAAAATATTACTTCCAGTTGTAATTTTGCACGATGTCGGATATTCGGTTATTAAAGATACGAATCCCAATATTAAAGATAAAGAAACAAAAAAACTTCACATGGCGGAAGGCGCTAAAATTTCAGAGAGTATTCTTCGAGAGATAAATTACAGTCCAGTCCTGACTGAAAAAATTGTACGTTATATTTCAGTCCATGACGCTTGGTTATTTGGTGACGATTCTCCTTTTCAAGAATGCGAGGAAATGGCTGTGTTTAATGATTTAGATTTTCTTTGGGTTACTTCTAGTTTCAACGCATTTGAAGCTACCGCCAAATCTATGCAGAAAACCCCGCAACAATTTTATGAATTTTGGATAAAAGATGAAAAGTTAACAAGACGACCTTTTTATTGTGAATACACAAAAAAACTTTGGGAAACATCAATCAATAAAATAAAACAACTTTTAGAAAGCAGATCGGTTTAA
- the tgt gene encoding tRNA guanosine(34) transglycosylase Tgt: protein MFKILKTSKKSRARVGKLKVAHGVVQTPFFMPIATKASVKTLDSADIKNLGAEIILSNTYHLLLRPGMEVMKKAGGLHKFMNWGGAILTDSGGYQIFSLAKQRKITEDGAIFRSHIDGRQFTLTPELALEIQKNLGSDIAMILDVCAPYPASRKIVEEAVRLTTKWAERSKNYSLPVTHYPLRKQLMFGIVQGGVYKDLRLKSAEELVDLNFDGYAVGGLAVGEPRKDMYKILDYVVPELPKEKPHYLMGVGQPEEIVEAVRRGIDMFDCVLPTRNARHGLIYIFKGKKDNFGQGFYETLHITNEKFKNNFSPLDKNCSCPTCKNYTRAYLRHLFIAGEPLAARLATIHNVHFYLELMRKIRAAIRAGKF, encoded by the coding sequence ATGTTCAAAATACTTAAAACCTCAAAAAAATCTCGCGCGAGGGTAGGGAAGTTGAAAGTGGCGCATGGAGTTGTGCAGACGCCATTTTTTATGCCGATCGCGACAAAGGCCTCGGTTAAAACGCTGGACAGCGCGGATATTAAAAATCTCGGCGCGGAAATAATTTTATCCAACACTTATCATCTTTTGCTTCGTCCGGGAATGGAAGTAATGAAAAAAGCCGGCGGATTGCATAAATTTATGAATTGGGGCGGGGCGATTTTGACTGACTCGGGCGGATACCAGATTTTTTCGTTGGCCAAACAGAGAAAGATAACCGAAGACGGCGCGATTTTTCGTTCGCATATTGATGGCCGGCAATTTACTTTGACGCCGGAGCTTGCTTTGGAAATTCAAAAAAATTTAGGTTCTGATATTGCCATGATTTTGGATGTTTGCGCGCCATATCCCGCCTCGCGGAAAATTGTTGAGGAGGCAGTGCGTTTGACTACAAAGTGGGCAGAAAGAAGTAAAAATTACTCATTACCCGTTACTCATTACCCGTTACGCAAACAATTGATGTTTGGGATTGTGCAGGGCGGCGTTTACAAAGATTTAAGATTGAAGAGCGCCGAGGAATTGGTGGATTTGAATTTTGACGGATACGCGGTGGGCGGTTTGGCGGTAGGCGAGCCGCGCAAAGATATGTATAAAATTTTGGATTATGTTGTGCCTGAATTGCCAAAAGAAAAACCGCATTATTTGATGGGTGTCGGCCAGCCGGAAGAAATTGTTGAGGCCGTCCGGCGCGGGATAGATATGTTTGATTGCGTCCTGCCGACCCGGAATGCCCGGCATGGGTTGATTTATATTTTCAAGGGAAAGAAAGATAATTTTGGCCAGGGATTTTACGAAACTCTCCACATCACAAACGAAAAATTTAAAAATAACTTTTCGCCGCTTGATAAAAATTGTTCCTGTCCAACTTGTAAAAATTATACTCGCGCCTACTTGCGCCATCTTTTCATTGCCGGCGAGCCTTTAGCGGCGCGCCTCGCGACAATTCATAACGTCCATTTCTACTTGGAATTGATGAGAAAAATCAGGGCGGCGATTCGGGCAGGGAAATTTTAA